One Streptomyces sp. R28 DNA window includes the following coding sequences:
- a CDS encoding tetratricopeptide repeat protein: MDVMGDKATLLETGRFVQPADFVQPTGDFAQPTDSASLPVGDLAQPEGDFAFDRPTDRDEAGDAAEEARQRLAVEAGDAEAMSVLGAMLLRRGDLDGAEPHLRAATAAGDRAAANNLGVLLHQRGYADEAAGWWRIAAVAGSAAAAHALGRHHRERGDEPAAEYWLRQSAEQGHALGTYALADLLEHRSDDRAEQWMRAAAERGHREAAYRLARALDRQAGRTGEDGADNGVAPNEPLVDEAEQWYRQAAARGHRRAALHLGAILEKRGDLKEAGRWYLTSAKDGEARAACALGFLLRDAGDTESAAVWWLRAAQDGDGNAANALGALHAERGETQTAERWYRAAMDAGDVNGAYNLGLLCAEQGRTPQAEQWYRRAAYAGHREAANALAILLLQGGDATGAEPWFSKAAEAGSVDAAFNLGILHAGRGEERAALRWYERAAAAGHTEAALQVGIARLRDGDELAAERHLRCAAGGGSAEAAYRLATVLDARRPPEPAHELGEPAHEKTECEEWYERAASQGHRRAQVRVGMLAAARGDVVEAGRWYREAAEAGSRNGAFNLGLLLAREGSEPEAAMWWTRAADAGHGRSALRLALVYARRGELAEGQRWADRAVSLGPREVAARAARLRDALREELSA, translated from the coding sequence ATGGACGTTATGGGGGACAAGGCAACTCTGTTGGAGACAGGGCGGTTTGTGCAGCCTGCCGACTTTGTGCAGCCGACGGGCGATTTCGCGCAGCCGACGGACAGTGCCTCGCTGCCGGTGGGCGACCTCGCCCAGCCGGAGGGCGACTTCGCCTTCGACCGGCCGACCGACCGGGACGAGGCAGGGGACGCCGCCGAGGAGGCGCGGCAGCGGCTCGCCGTCGAGGCCGGTGACGCCGAGGCGATGAGTGTGCTCGGGGCCATGCTGCTGCGCCGCGGCGATCTCGACGGGGCCGAGCCCCATCTGCGGGCCGCCACCGCCGCCGGGGACCGGGCTGCCGCCAACAACCTGGGAGTCCTTCTTCACCAGCGCGGATACGCCGACGAGGCCGCCGGATGGTGGCGGATCGCCGCCGTCGCCGGGTCGGCCGCGGCCGCGCACGCGCTGGGACGCCATCACCGCGAGCGGGGCGACGAGCCCGCCGCCGAGTACTGGCTGCGGCAGTCCGCCGAGCAGGGACACGCGCTGGGCACGTACGCGCTCGCCGATCTGCTGGAGCACCGCAGCGACGACAGGGCCGAGCAGTGGATGCGGGCCGCCGCCGAGCGCGGGCACCGCGAGGCGGCGTACCGGCTGGCGCGTGCGCTCGACCGGCAGGCGGGGCGCACGGGCGAGGACGGAGCCGACAACGGTGTCGCGCCGAACGAGCCGCTGGTGGACGAGGCCGAGCAGTGGTACCGGCAGGCCGCCGCGCGCGGGCACCGGCGAGCCGCGCTGCACCTCGGGGCGATCCTCGAGAAGCGCGGGGACCTCAAGGAGGCAGGGCGCTGGTACCTGACGTCCGCCAAGGACGGGGAGGCGCGGGCCGCCTGCGCGCTCGGGTTCCTGCTGCGGGACGCCGGGGACACGGAGAGCGCCGCCGTGTGGTGGCTGCGGGCCGCGCAGGACGGCGACGGCAACGCGGCCAACGCGCTGGGCGCGCTGCACGCCGAGCGCGGGGAGACGCAGACCGCCGAGCGGTGGTACCGGGCCGCGATGGACGCCGGTGATGTGAACGGTGCGTACAACCTCGGGCTGCTCTGCGCCGAGCAGGGGCGTACGCCGCAGGCCGAGCAGTGGTACCGGCGGGCGGCGTACGCCGGGCACCGCGAGGCGGCGAACGCGCTGGCGATCCTGCTGCTGCAGGGCGGCGACGCCACGGGTGCCGAGCCGTGGTTCTCCAAGGCCGCGGAGGCTGGGAGCGTGGACGCCGCGTTCAACCTGGGCATCCTGCACGCCGGGCGGGGCGAGGAGCGGGCCGCGCTGCGGTGGTACGAGCGTGCCGCTGCCGCCGGGCACACGGAGGCGGCGCTGCAGGTCGGCATCGCGCGGCTGCGGGACGGGGACGAACTCGCCGCTGAGCGGCATCTGCGGTGCGCGGCCGGGGGCGGCAGCGCGGAGGCCGCGTACCGGCTGGCGACCGTGCTGGACGCTCGGCGGCCGCCGGAGCCCGCGCATGAGCTCGGGGAGCCGGCGCACGAGAAGACCGAGTGCGAGGAGTGGTACGAGCGGGCGGCTTCCCAGGGGCATCGGCGGGCGCAGGTGCGGGTGGGGATGCTCGCCGCGGCTCGGGGGGACGTGGTGGAGGCGGGCCGGTGGTACCGGGAGGCCGCCGAGGCCGGGTCGCGGAACGGCGCGTTCAATCTGGGGCTGCTGCTCGCCCGGGAGGGGAGTGAGCCGGAGGCTGCGATGTGGTGGACGCGGGCGGCTGACGCCGGGCATGGGCGGTCGGCGTTGCGGCTGGCTCTGGTCTACGCGCGTCGCGGGGAGCTGGCGGAGGGGCAGCGGTGGGCTGATCGGGCGGTGAGTCTGGGGCCGCGGGAGGTTGCGGCGCGGGCTGCGCGGTTGCGGGATGCTCTGCGGGAGGAGCTTTCGGCGTGA
- a CDS encoding ABC transporter substrate-binding protein, translating into MTRRTHAYAVVLAAGAALLASAACSSPYESDSSSSTAAGRRTVRPVEGCGANAWTDPKGLSPNRTPARCLPATPPPQPLSEPRELTIATGTLSAEYVAPLQVALDKGEFKKEGLDVELKVLPTPDALPLLAKGDIDALWAAPEAAVMNGVKGGFDIKWVAGNFSPDPKSKSGLWARLKEGESASRVAMAGRRLGTMIGKGSVIAYPMEKALEQHGGGLAEIQYQQLGSADVLTALQNGGVDSAWLLDPVWRKVDGKQGYAFLGGQPQGEPLGGMLYGRALLQDDVDAGVALLRAYIRTVNTYFASDYKQDASFVTYLAKLLKSEESILRSTPPLRMDWEIRSGTTTRLQSAYAAQGVAEGTPLPESQTVNRTLYEEAVGHTP; encoded by the coding sequence ATGACCAGGAGGACCCACGCATACGCCGTAGTCCTCGCCGCAGGAGCAGCACTGCTGGCGTCGGCGGCCTGCTCATCGCCGTACGAGTCGGACTCCTCGTCGAGCACAGCCGCAGGACGACGCACCGTCCGCCCGGTCGAGGGCTGCGGCGCGAATGCCTGGACGGACCCGAAAGGCCTCTCCCCGAACCGGACTCCGGCCCGCTGCCTCCCCGCAACCCCTCCCCCACAGCCCCTGTCCGAGCCCCGCGAGCTGACGATCGCGACGGGAACACTGAGCGCCGAGTACGTGGCCCCGCTACAAGTCGCCCTCGACAAGGGTGAGTTCAAGAAGGAGGGCCTGGACGTCGAACTGAAGGTCCTTCCGACCCCGGACGCGCTGCCCCTGCTGGCCAAGGGGGACATCGACGCCCTGTGGGCGGCCCCGGAGGCGGCGGTCATGAACGGCGTCAAGGGCGGCTTCGACATCAAATGGGTCGCGGGGAACTTCTCCCCCGACCCGAAGTCCAAGAGCGGCCTGTGGGCGCGCCTGAAAGAGGGCGAGAGCGCGAGCCGGGTCGCCATGGCGGGCCGCAGGCTGGGCACGATGATCGGCAAGGGCTCGGTCATCGCGTACCCCATGGAGAAGGCACTGGAGCAGCACGGCGGCGGCCTGGCCGAGATCCAGTACCAGCAACTGGGCTCGGCCGACGTCCTCACGGCCCTGCAGAACGGCGGCGTCGACTCGGCGTGGCTTCTGGATCCGGTCTGGCGCAAGGTGGACGGCAAGCAGGGCTACGCCTTCCTGGGCGGTCAGCCACAGGGCGAACCACTGGGCGGCATGCTCTACGGCCGCGCACTGCTGCAGGACGACGTGGACGCGGGCGTGGCACTCCTCAGGGCCTACATCCGCACGGTGAACACGTACTTCGCATCGGACTACAAGCAGGATGCGAGCTTCGTCACCTACCTGGCCAAACTCCTGAAGTCGGAGGAGTCCATCCTCAGATCCACCCCGCCCCTGCGCATGGACTGGGAAATCCGCTCCGGCACGACGACGCGCCTCCAGTCGGCCTATGCGGCCCAGGGCGTGGCAGAGGGAACGCCCCTGCCGGAATCACAGACGGTGAACCGCACGCTGTACGAGGAGGCGGTGGGCCACACGCCCTGA